TGAGGTTTTTTTGTTCATTATCGATGTCTAGTCAATCCGTTGCCATCGATGATTGAGTTTTAGGCTCCCTAGTGGTGTTGGCGCTTGTTCTTCACTTTCACTTTAATTTTTCTTTGTAAAAAAGATGGACTGATTGAACGTTTTAGTCGGCCAACTCAGCCTCTGCTAACTCTTGAACACAAGCTCGGCTGATGTCTTGATCAATGTAGGCCATACCAAGTTTATTGAGGAACTCCATGCGATCGGCAGTGCGAAGCTCGATGTCAGGGCCTGCAATGTTGTTGGCTTGATAGATGTCAGTAAGGTGAGACATGAATTGCTCACCCACACTCATCATTAACAGGCTCATCGCACCGACGTCCGGTCTTACTTTAGCTCGTTGCTTTTCCGATAGGTTTACCGCTAAGACGATAGGCTGTTCTTCACCATCGAAGCGAACGCTGCGCTCGCGAACGGTTTGCTGTGCCCAGTAGTACGCCAGCTCTTTACTCTGAGTTAAGAATACGGGTTCAACCGATTCGGTATAGTGGTTGCCGATGGTCGCCATGGTTTTTGAGGCGGCTTCGTTGAGCGCTTTGTCTCCTGAGCGTTTTAGCCCCTGATCTTTAATTGAAGCGAGCAAGGCGGAAGATGTGCCGTGATACCAAGTATCACCTATCGCGAAGCCGTTTTCTGATAACAGTATTTTTGCATCTTGTAGGTGTGTCGGTATCGAAGTCATAGGCACTCTCAATCAATAGGAATTCAAACAAACGTAAGTGTGATTAGCTTAAACAGAAGTCGTTCGGTTAACTGTGGTGTGGAACGCAAATCTGAGGCTTTGAGATAAAGCTGGCAGTCTTAGCTTTATCTCAAAGCCTTCCCCCGGATCTTACCTAAGTAAGAGAGAAGGGCGGGGGAGGCTTTAGCGTTAGCGATTAATCAAAGTGTTCGCGATTAATCAAATTGGTTCGATGTATTCGCTTCACCTGCCGCTTTTAGTGCGTTTTCACCCGCAAAGTACTCTTTGTGGTCATCACCCATGTCTGAACCAGACATGTTTTGGTGTTTAACACATGCGATGCCTTGGCGGATTTCTTTACGTTGAACATTCGCAACGTAACCCAACATGCCTTGGTCACCGAAGTACTCTTTCGCAAGGTTGTCAGTAGACAGCGCGGCTGTGTGGTACGTAGGCAGAGTAATCAAGTGGTGGAAAATGCCCGCTTCACGAGATGCATCGGCTTGGAAGGTGCGGATTTTGTCGTCAGCACGTTTAGACAGTTCAGACTCGTCGTATTCCGCGCTCATTAGGTTAGCGCGGTCGTATGCAGAAACATCTTCACCAGCTTCAACCATCGCATCGTATGCTTGTTGGCGGAAATTTAGCGTCCAGTTGAATGATGGAGAGTTGTTGTACACCAATTTCGCATTAGGGTGTACTTCGCGAACGCCATCCATCATCTCTTTGATTTGACCGATGTGTGGTTTCTCAGTCTCAATCCAAAGTAGGTCAGCACCGGCGTTGATGGCTTCGATACAGTCAAACACACAACGGTCTTCTCCCGTACCTTGGCGGAATTGGTATAAGCCTGAAGGTAGGCGCTTAGGTCGAACCAGCTTGCCGTCACGATTGAAGCAAACATCGCCTTCAGCCATATCAGCCACATCGATCTCTTCAACATCTAGGTACGAGTTGTAGATGTCACCTTGGTCGCCCGGCTCTTTCACTACTGCAATTTCTTTTGTTAGACCCGCACCTTGTGAATCGGTACGCGCAACAATGATGCCGTTGTCGATGCCCAGTTCAAGGAATGCGTAACGAAGCGCACGAAGTTTCGCGTGGAAGTCAGCGTGTGGCACCGTTACTTTGCCGTCTTGGTGGCCACATTGTTTCTCATCGGCTACTTGGTTTTCGATTTGCAGACAACAAGCACCCGCTTCAATCATCTGCTTAGCCATTAGATAAGTCGCTTCTGCGTTACCAAAACCTGCATCGATGTCAGCGATAATAGGCACTACGTGTGTTACGTGGTTGTCTATTTTGTCTTGGATGCGGTCTTGTAGATTGACATCGCCTGCTTCACGAGCGGCATCCAGTTCACGGAATAAGCCTCCTAATTCACGAGCATCGGCTTGGCGCAAGAAGGTGTATAGCTCTTCTACGAGAGCTGCAACTGAGGTTTTCTCATGCATTGATTGGTCTGGGAGTGGGCCGAACTCTGAACGAAGTGCTGCAACCATCCAACCAGAAAGGTATAGGTAGCGGCGATCTGTTTTGCCATCAAAGTGCTTCTTGATAGAAATCAACTTTTGTTGACCGATAAAACCGTGCCAACAACCCAGAGACTGAGTGTATTGAGAGCTGTCTTTATCGTAAGCCTCCATATCCGCACGCATGATATTTGCCGTGTATTGCGCGATATCCAGACCGGTTTTGAATTTGTTTTGAGCTCGCATGCGAGCTGCAGATTCAGCATTGATTGCATCCCATGGAGCACCTGCAGCGCTTTTAGCAACTTCTATCATTTCGATATCTTGTGTAATTTGCGACATAACTATTCCTTAGTTTCACGTGGGTATGGTTGCCAACTTGGCTTGGATTAAACTTTGCTATGGACAAAGAATAATCATGTATGTGATAATTTTGTTAATTTATAGTTATTATGTTCGGTATTTTTTTTATGAATATTGCTCGTATAGACCTTAATTTACTTGTGTATTTAGACATCTTGCTACGTGAAAGAAACGTAACACGCGCCGCAAATCAGTTGGGTATTACTCAGCCAGCCATGAGCAATGGTCTACGCCGATTACGTGATCTGTTTGAAGACCCGCTATTGGTGAGAACCAGTGAAGGGATGGTGCCGACCGAACGCGCACACAAGTTGCAGCCACTGGTTCGAAACATCTTGGCGAATGTAGAAAAGACGTTGCAACCGACAACGGAATTTAACGCAGAAGACAGCGAACGTGTGTTCCGTATTATGGCAAGCGATTATGCAGAGTCGACTCTCATTCAGCCATTGCTTAAAAAGTTGAGTGAGATTGCCCCCAAAATACGGTTGGATATCATGACGCCAAGTGACGTGAGCTATCAGGATGTGGAACAAGGAACGGTGGATATTATAATCAACCGATTTGACGATATTCCTCAGTCTTTTCATCAGATGAGCCTTTGGCACGACGGGTTTTCTTGTCTATTTAGTTGTGACAACCCGATAGCCGATAACTTCGATATTTTATCGTATCTAAAGGCGCAACATATTTGGGTAAGTAAGACAGGTATGGGAACGGGAGTGGGAATAAACCCAAGCGAAGCACAAAAGCTTGGTTGGATAGATGAGGCATTAATGCGCATTGGTAAAACCCGTAACATCACGGTGTTTACTCGACACTACTTGTCGGCGATTCTCTTCGCACAACAGAAGAACCTGATTCTGACTATTCCTACCAAAGCGGCGCAACTGCAGCGCAATAACCCTAGATTGTTGATCAAGCCTGCGCCATTTGCGATTGAACCCTTTGAGGTAAAAATGGCGTGGAGTCCATTGTTACAAACCAATCCCGACCATCAGTGGATGCGTCGCTTGATTAAAAGTGTTGCCAATGAAATCGAAAGTGGTGTCACGGGATAACATCGTTTTTATGGTATTTCTTTTGTGAATAGCCAATATAAACAACATAAATTAGATAAATTTTTGCCATTTAAGTAGGTTTAAATAAGTGAAGTAAATTTATTGAGTTGTCATCCGTTAGTTTGAGAGGGATTTTATGAGCAGTCGTATTCAACAGGGAAGCTTGAACATTGATAGCACCCTCTACCAATTAATTAATGATCAGGTAATTCCAGGGACGGGCATTGTCGCTGAAGACTTTTGGCAGTCATTTGCCACCATCCTTAAAGATTTGGCGCCAAAAAATCGCGCTTTGCTTATCAAGCGTGAAGATCTTCAACATCAAATTGACGTTTGGCACCAAGAGCGTGCTGGGCAAACGCTAGATCCTGTGGAGTACAAACAGTTCTTACAGCAGATTGGTTATTTGGTCCCTGAAGGTGATGACTTTCAAGTGACGACAGCGAGTGTAGAACCTGAGATCGCAACACAAGCCGGGCCGCAGCTTGTGGTGCCAATCATGAACGCACGTTTTGCACTTAACGCCGCCAATGCGCGTTGGGGCAGCCTCTATGATGCGCTCTACGGAACGGACGTGATCAGTGAAAGTGATGGCGCGGAAAAGGGCGGAAGTTTTAATCCAGTGCGCGGCGCCAAGGTCGTGGCTTATGCTCGTGAGTTCCTTGATGATGCCGCGCCATTAAACGGTGTCTCCCATAAAGACGTCACCCAATACAGCATCAGTAATGTAAGCATCGGCAATAAGCTGACAGCGACCCTCAATAATGGTGAAGAAGTCACTCTCATTGATAGCGACCAGTTTATTGGCTATCAAGGTGACGCCAGTTCCCCTTCGTGCATTCTTCTTAAGCACAATAATTTGCACATCGAAATTCAAATTGACCCGAGCGCACCGATTGGTAGCGTTGATGTGGCGGGTATTAAAGATGTACTGGTTGAAGCGGCACTCACGACCATTATGGATTGCGAAGACTCGGTTGCTGCAGTTGATGGTGAAGATAAAGCACTGGCTTACCGTAATTGGTTAGGCTTGATGAAAGGTGATCTGCAAGAATCGCTAGAGAAAAACGGCAAAACCATTGTTCGTAACCTTAACCCAGATCGCCAATACACCAGCGTGACGGGGGGTGAGATTTCACTTAAAGGGCGCAGTATGTTGTTCATACGCAATGTTGGTCACCTGATGACTAGCCCAGCCATTATTGATGCCGAAGGCAATGAAGTGCCTGAAGGTATTATGGATGGCATGATCACTTCGCTCATCGCCATCCATGACTTAAAAGGCAATAGCGTGTACCAAAACTCAACCGCAAACAGCATCAATATTGTAAAACCTAAGATGCATGGTCCTGAAGAGGTTGCATTTACCAATGAGTTGTTCGGTCGAATAGAAGATGCGTTAGGGCTGGAGCGATTCACGATAAAAGTCGGCATCATGGACGAAGAGCGTCGTACTTCGGTTAACCTTAAAGAATGTATTCGTGCCGCTAAAGATCGTGTTGTGTTTATCAATACTGGTTTCTTAGACCGTACCGGTGATGAGATTCACACCAGCATGGAAGCGGGGCCTTTTGCCCCTAAAACACAGCTGAAAACCATGACTTGGATTGGCGCATACGAAGATCAAAACGTTGATCTTGGCTTAGCTTGTGGCCTGCAAGGTAAAGCCCAGATTGGTAAAGGTATGTGGCCAGAACCAGACAATATGGCGAAGATGATGGACGCGAAAATCGGACACCTACAAGCGGGTGCTAATACCGCTTGGGTTCCATCGCCAACCGCCGCGACTTTGCACGCGCTGCACTATCACAAGGTGAGTGTACCAAGCCGTCAGAAAGAGCTTCGTGAGCGAGTGAGAGCCAATGTCGATGATATTCTCACTATCCCGCTACTGGGCAATCAAAAGCTGACAGCGCAAGAGATTCAAAATGAATTAGACAATAACACCCAAGGTATTTTGGGGTATGTCGTGCGTTGGATTGACCAAGGGGTAGGGTGCTCGAAGGTGCCAGATATTAACGATGTCGGTTTGATGGAAGACCGCGCGACGCTGCGTATTTCAAGTCAACACATTGCCAACTGGTTACGTCATGGGATTTGTAATGAAGCCCAAGTCATGCAGACTATGAAGCGCATGGCCGCAGTGGTGGATGAGCAAAATGCGGGTGACCCGAACTATCGCAACATGGCCCCTGACTTTGAAAACAGCATTGCATTTTCAGCAGCGTGTCAGTTGGTGTTCGAAGGCTGTGCACAGCCTAGCGGTTACACCGAACCAGTGCTGCATGCCATGAGATTGAAGTTAAAAGCGCTTTAATGAAAACAACGTCATCACGCAGTAAAACAGAACAATCAATCGGATGAGTAGCGAATAAGAAAATAACAAAAAAGAAAGTCCCTTTAAACCGAGCCAAGGTGCCGCGCTTAATTGTTTATAGCGCGGCTTTTTTTTTGCTTTTTCAGGGGAGAATAGGGGAAACCCAATGATGATCAAAACAGTGGTACTTTATTGATGCCTGCTTTCATCTCATCCGTTTCCCATTTGCTGCTGACGTCATTTGGTATTCACAGGGGCGGGGTTTTAAAAAGCAATTTAGTAAAATTTACAGTGTGAAGTTTTTGTTGTGAAATTGTTTGAAAAATAAAGGTAGTATGAAATACATAGAGACCACACGGTACTAAACCATTTTGAAAAGGGTCAATCGGGATGTTTGGCCTACATGACATTCAAAGCCGTAAGAGGGAAAGACGATGAATATGCTGACACTAGACAAAACAGAACTTCACAGAAACCATTCAACATTTATTGCTGAAGCTGTCTTTGCCGTTGAAATGGTGAAAGCAGACAAGCAACTCGAAAAACAGAAAATGGCGAAACAGTTGCTTGATACCCTATTTCCTTTAGAAGCGGGTTCACACGAAGACGCGGTGAGCTATGAGATTGATTATCGACACGTTCAGGTTTACTTCAAAAACGGTGAGCATACAGGTCTGAAACGCGCTAAGCACTTTGTGGCTTACACAGGGGATAAGGCAAAACCTTCGGCCATTCTTTTCCGTGATGAGAGTGGTACACACGTTGAAGTGACAATTGGTGCTCGTAAAGGAACAGGCCGTCTGGAGTTGGTTGACATTCAAGATATCCAACTAGAGACATGCACCACCTTTGGCCAAACTGAGGTCAGCCGCTCTTCGGGTATCCGTC
The DNA window shown above is from Vibrio artabrorum and carries:
- a CDS encoding isocitrate lyase, coding for MSQITQDIEMIEVAKSAAGAPWDAINAESAARMRAQNKFKTGLDIAQYTANIMRADMEAYDKDSSQYTQSLGCWHGFIGQQKLISIKKHFDGKTDRRYLYLSGWMVAALRSEFGPLPDQSMHEKTSVAALVEELYTFLRQADARELGGLFRELDAAREAGDVNLQDRIQDKIDNHVTHVVPIIADIDAGFGNAEATYLMAKQMIEAGACCLQIENQVADEKQCGHQDGKVTVPHADFHAKLRALRYAFLELGIDNGIIVARTDSQGAGLTKEIAVVKEPGDQGDIYNSYLDVEEIDVADMAEGDVCFNRDGKLVRPKRLPSGLYQFRQGTGEDRCVFDCIEAINAGADLLWIETEKPHIGQIKEMMDGVREVHPNAKLVYNNSPSFNWTLNFRQQAYDAMVEAGEDVSAYDRANLMSAEYDESELSKRADDKIRTFQADASREAGIFHHLITLPTYHTAALSTDNLAKEYFGDQGMLGYVANVQRKEIRQGIACVKHQNMSGSDMGDDHKEYFAGENALKAAGEANTSNQFD
- a CDS encoding LysR family transcriptional regulator, with amino-acid sequence MNIARIDLNLLVYLDILLRERNVTRAANQLGITQPAMSNGLRRLRDLFEDPLLVRTSEGMVPTERAHKLQPLVRNILANVEKTLQPTTEFNAEDSERVFRIMASDYAESTLIQPLLKKLSEIAPKIRLDIMTPSDVSYQDVEQGTVDIIINRFDDIPQSFHQMSLWHDGFSCLFSCDNPIADNFDILSYLKAQHIWVSKTGMGTGVGINPSEAQKLGWIDEALMRIGKTRNITVFTRHYLSAILFAQQKNLILTIPTKAAQLQRNNPRLLIKPAPFAIEPFEVKMAWSPLLQTNPDHQWMRRLIKSVANEIESGVTG
- a CDS encoding malate synthase G, which gives rise to MSSRIQQGSLNIDSTLYQLINDQVIPGTGIVAEDFWQSFATILKDLAPKNRALLIKREDLQHQIDVWHQERAGQTLDPVEYKQFLQQIGYLVPEGDDFQVTTASVEPEIATQAGPQLVVPIMNARFALNAANARWGSLYDALYGTDVISESDGAEKGGSFNPVRGAKVVAYAREFLDDAAPLNGVSHKDVTQYSISNVSIGNKLTATLNNGEEVTLIDSDQFIGYQGDASSPSCILLKHNNLHIEIQIDPSAPIGSVDVAGIKDVLVEAALTTIMDCEDSVAAVDGEDKALAYRNWLGLMKGDLQESLEKNGKTIVRNLNPDRQYTSVTGGEISLKGRSMLFIRNVGHLMTSPAIIDAEGNEVPEGIMDGMITSLIAIHDLKGNSVYQNSTANSINIVKPKMHGPEEVAFTNELFGRIEDALGLERFTIKVGIMDEERRTSVNLKECIRAAKDRVVFINTGFLDRTGDEIHTSMEAGPFAPKTQLKTMTWIGAYEDQNVDLGLACGLQGKAQIGKGMWPEPDNMAKMMDAKIGHLQAGANTAWVPSPTAATLHALHYHKVSVPSRQKELRERVRANVDDILTIPLLGNQKLTAQEIQNELDNNTQGILGYVVRWIDQGVGCSKVPDINDVGLMEDRATLRISSQHIANWLRHGICNEAQVMQTMKRMAAVVDEQNAGDPNYRNMAPDFENSIAFSAACQLVFEGCAQPSGYTEPVLHAMRLKLKAL
- a CDS encoding aldolase/citrate lyase/malate synthase family protein, whose protein sequence is MNMLTLDKTELHRNHSTFIAEAVFAVEMVKADKQLEKQKMAKQLLDTLFPLEAGSHEDAVSYEIDYRHVQVYFKNGEHTGLKRAKHFVAYTGDKAKPSAILFRDESGTHVEVTIGARKGTGRLELVDIQDIQLETCTTFGQTEVSRSSGIRHWVSLVKGDESGRPNASSEDKEFTAKNGEDYNLGFCFAI